A single genomic interval of Juglans regia cultivar Chandler chromosome 1, Walnut 2.0, whole genome shotgun sequence harbors:
- the LOC108987950 gene encoding universal stress protein PHOS34 — protein MGKTRVVGIGMDYSLTSKAALRWAADNIIQEGDLIILIHVQPPKSDHTRKKLFLDTGSPLVPLEEFREINFSKQYGLTYDPEVLEILDTASKTKGAKVVAKVYWGDPREKLCDAAEDLKLDSLVVGSRGLGPIKRVLLGSVSKYVVTNASCPVTVVKGTQFAKP, from the exons ATGGGGAAAACGCGTGTAGTTGGTATAGGCATGGACTACTCACTAACAAGCAAAGCAGCCCTTCGATGGGCTGCTGATAATATTATCCAGGAAGGAGATCTCATCATCCTGATCCATGTTCAGCCACCCAAATCAGATCATACCAGGAAAAAACTTTTCTTGGACACTGGATCTC ctTTAGTTCCTCTTGAGGAATTCAGAGAGATTAACTTTTCAAAGCAATATGGACTTACATATGATCCGGAGGTTCTTGAGATTCTTGATACAGCGTCAAAGACTAAAGGG GCTAAGGTGGTGGCCAAGGTCTACTGGGGGGATCCAAGGGAGAAGCTTTGCGATGCTGCGGAAGATCTTAAGCTCGACTCTCTTGTTGTTGGAAGCAGAGGTCTCGGTCCTATCAAAAG GGTTTTGCTTGGCAGTGTTAGCAAGTATGTTGTGACAAATGCTTCATGTCCTGTCACGGTAGTTAAGGGGACCCAATTTGCCAAGCCTTAA
- the LOC108988130 gene encoding glutamate decarboxylase 1 gives MVLSKAASESDVSVHSTFASRYVRTSLPRFKMSENSIPKEAAYQIINDELMLDGNPRLNLASFVTTWMEPECDKLIMASVNKNYVDMDEYPVTTELQNRCVNMIAHLFNAPLGESEAAVGVGTVGSSEAIMLAGLAFKRKWQNRRKAEGKPWDKPNIVTGANVQVCWEKFARYFEVELKEVKLREDYFVMDPAKAVEMVDENTICVAAILGSTLNGEFEDVKLLNDLLVEKNKETGWDTPIHVDAASGGFIAPFLNPELEWDFRLPLVKSINVSGHKYGLVYAGIGWVIWRSKEDLPEELIFHINYLGADQPTFTLNFSKGSSQVIAQYYQLIRLGFEGYRNIMENCRENMLVLKDGLEKTGRFNIVSKDDGVPLVAFSLKDNRRHDEFEVSDMLRRFGWIVPAYTMPPDAQHVTVLRVVIREDFSRTLAERLVCDIKKVLHELDTLPAKITAKLAINGEEADKNVTLVTKKSDLETQREITTVWRKFVMEKKKMNGVC, from the exons ATGGTTCTCTCCAAAGCTGCATCAGAGTCGGACGTCTCCGTCCACTCCACCTTTGCCTCTCGATATGTTCGAACCTCGCTTCCTAG aTTCAAAATGTCGGAGAACTCGATCCCAAAGGAAGCGGCGTACCAGATCATCAACGACGAGCTCATGCTGGATGGGAATCCGAGGCTGAACCTCGCGTCGTTCGTGACCACGTGGATGGAGCCGGAGTGCGATAAGCTCATCATGGCTTCCGTCAACAAGAACTACGTCGACATGGATGAGTACCCCGTCACCACCGAGCTTCAG aATCGGTGTGTTAACATGATAGCGCATCTCTTTAATGCACCACTCGGAGAATCTGAGGCCGCAGTTGGAGTGGGGACAGTGGGGTCGTCGGAGGCCATAATGTTGGCCGGTTTAGCATTCAAGAGAAAGTGGCAGAACCGGAGGAAAGCAGAGGGGAAACCCTGGGACAAACCCAACATTGTTACTGGAGCCAATGTTCAG GTATGCTGGGAAAAATTCGCAAGATACTTTGAGGTGGAATTGAAGGAGGTAAAGCTGAGGGAGGACTACTTTGTGATGGACCCTGCGAAGGCTGTTGAGATGGTAGATGAGAACACTATTTGTGTCGCTGCCATTCTCGGTTCCACTCTCAACGGAGAGTTCGAAGATGTCAAGCTCTTAAATGATCTACTGGTTGAGAAGAACAAGGAAACTGG GTGGGATACTCCGATCCATGTCGATGCAGCGAGCGGTGGATTCATTGCCCCATTTCTAAACCCAGAACTAGAGTGGGATTTCCGCTTGCCGTTGGTGAAGAGCATCAATGTTAGTGGCCACAAGTATGGACTCGTGTATGCCGGGATTGGGTGGGTTATCTGGAGGAGCAAAGAGGATTTGCCTGAAGAACTCATCTTCCATATCAACTATCTTGGAGCTGACCAACCCACCTTCACCCTCAACTTCTCCAAAG GTTCTAGTCAAGTCATTGCTCAATACTATCAACTAATTCGCTTGGGTTTTGAG GGATACAGGAATATTATGGAAAACTGTAGAGAAAACATGCTGGTACTCAAAGACGGGTTGGAGAAGACAGGGCGCTTTAACATTGTTTCAAAAGACGATGGCGTGCCATTAGTGGCCTTTTCCTTAAAAGACAACAGACGTCATGATGAGTTTGAGGTGTCTGACATGTTGCGACGCTTTGGCTGGATTGTGCCTGCTTACACCATGCCGCCCGACGCCCAACACGTGACGGTACTCCGAGTTGTCATCAGGGAAGACTTTTCGCGCACTCTTGCAGAGCGCCTGGTTTGCGACATCAAGAAAGTTCTGCATGAACTCGATACTCTTCCGGCAAAGATCACTGCCAAGTTAGCAATTAATGGTGAAGAGGCCGACAAGAATGTCACACTGGTTACAAAGAAGAGTGATCTCGAGACGCAGAGGGAGATCACTACGGTTTGGAGGAAGTTTGtcatggagaagaagaagatgaatggCGTTTGCTAG